A portion of the Saimiri boliviensis isolate mSaiBol1 chromosome 1, mSaiBol1.pri, whole genome shotgun sequence genome contains these proteins:
- the CDT1 gene encoding DNA replication factor Cdt1 — translation MEQRRVTDFFARRRPGPRIAPPKLACRTPSPASCALEPATSGSRKRARPSAAPGRDQARPPARRRLRLSADAVFSPSSPGSPKEAPDSPEAPGSPAGPSLCQKIKTSAPAAGQPPHPAARPDQDTISELRSCLHRARQLGARVRALKASVQDVGEPRTPETEGCPEEPCGEKAPAYQRFHALAQPGPPGLVLPYKYQVLAEMFRSMDTIVGMLHNRSETPTFAKVQRGVQDMIRRCFEERNVGQIKTVYPASYHFRQERGVPTFKDGVKSSDYQLTIEPLLEQESGGAAPKLTASRLLQRRQVFSQKLVELVKQHHKSFLASLNPPMVVPEDQLTRWHPRFNVDEVPDIEPSVLPQPPATEKVSTAQEVLARARSLLSPRMEKALRQLALRSAEPSSPCSPSLVSPKPALLATPPATPPAASPSALKGVSQDLLERVRAKEAQKQLAQMTRRPEQEQRLQRLERLPELARVLRSVFVSERKPALSMEVACARMVGSCCTAMSPGEMERHLLLLAELLPDWLSLHRIRTDTYVKLDKATDLAGITARLVRQARAEEGL, via the exons ATGGAGCAGCGGCGCGTCACCGACTTCTTCGCGCGCCGCCGCCCCGGGCCCCGAATCGCGCCGCCGAAGCTGGCTTGCCGCACCCCCAGCCCCGCATCCTGCGCCTTGGAGCCCGCCACTAGCGGCAGCCGCAAGCGCGCCCGCCCCTCCGCCGCCCCGGGACGCGACCAGGCCAGGCCGCCGGCGCGCAGGAGGCTGCGGCTGTCAGCAGACGCG GTTTTCAGCCCCAGCTCCCCAGGGAGCCCCAAGGAAGCTCCTGACTCCCCCGAGGCCCCTGGATCCCCAGCCGGCCCTTCTTTATGCCAGAAGATAAAGACATCTGCCCCGGCAGCAGGTCAGCCGCCCCACCCGGCAGCCCGGCCGGACCAG GACACCATCTCTGAGCTCCGATCGTGCCTGCATCGGGCCCGGCAGCTGGGGGCAAGAGTTCGGGCGTTGAAGGCCAGTGTCCAGGATGTTGGGGAGCCCCGCACTCCGGAGACCGAGGGCTGCCCTGAGGAGCCATG TGGCGAGAAGGCGCCAGCCTACCAGCGCTTCCATGCCCTGGCCCAGCCCGGTCCGCCGGGGCTGGTGCTGCCCTATAAGTACCAGGTGCTGGCGGAGATGTTCCGCAGCATGGACACCATCGTGGGCATGCTCCACAACCGCTCCGAGACGCCCACCTTCGCCAAGGTCCAGCGGGGCGTCCAGGACATGATACGCAG GTGCTTTGAGGAGCGCAATGTCGGCCAGATCAAAACCGTGTACCCGGCCTCCTACCACTTCCGCCAGGAGCGCGGCGTCCCTACCTTCAAGGATGGCGTCAAGAGTTCGGATTACCAGCTCACCATCGAGCCACTGCTGGAGCAGG AGAGTGGCGGAGCAGCCCCCAAGCTCACGGCCTCGCGCCTCCTGCAGCGGCGGCAGGTCTTCAGCCAGAAGCTGGTGGAGCTCGTCAAGCAGCACCACAAG TCCTTCTTGGCCTCCCTGAACCCCCCCATGGTGGTGCCAGAGGACCAGCTGACGCGATGGCACCCACGCTTCAACGTGGATGAGGTGCCTGACATCGAGCCGTCTGTGCTGCCCCAGCCGCCCGCCACAGAGAAAGTCAGCACCGCGCAGGAGGTCCTGGCCCGGGCCCGCAGCCTGCTGTCACCAAGG ATGGAGAAGGCCTTGCGTCAGCTGGCCCTGCGCTCTGCTGAGCCCAGCAGCCCCTGCTCCCCCAGCCTGGTGTCCCCCAAGCCAGCACTGCTAGCTACCCCACCAGCCACCCCACCTGCTGCCTCTCCCAGCGCCCTGAAGGGGGTGTCCCAGGATCTGCTGGAGCGG GTCCGAGCCAAGGAGGCACAGAAGCAGCTGGCGCAGATGACACGGCGCCCGGAGCAGGAGCAGCGGCTGCAACGCTTGGAGCGGCTGCCTGAGCTGGCCCGCGTGCTACGCAGCGTCTTCGTGTCTGAGCGCAAGCCTGCGCTCAGCATGGAGGTGGCCTGCGCCAGGATGGTGGGCAGCTGTTGCACTGCCATGAGCCCCG GGGAGATGGAGAGGCACCTGCTGCTCCTCGCCGAACTCCTGCCGGACTGGCTCAGCCTCCACCGCATCCGCACCGACACCTATGTCAAGCTGGACAAGGCCACGGACCTGGCCGGCATCACTGCACGCCTAGTCCGCCAGGCCCGTGCCGAGGAGGGGCTGTGA
- the APRT gene encoding adenine phosphoribosyltransferase: MADPQLQLVAQRIRSFPDFPTPGVVFRDISPLLKDPASFRAAIGLLARHLKATHGGRIDYIAGLDSRGFLFGPSLAQELDLGCVLIRKRGKLPGPTVWASYTLEYGKAELEIQKDALEAGQRVVIVDDLLATGGTMHAACELLGRLQAEVLECVSLVELTSLKGREKLAPIPFFSLLQYE; this comes from the exons ATGGCGGACCCCCAGCTGCAGCTGGTGGCGCAGCGGATCCGCAGCTTCCCCGACTTCCCCACCCCGGGCGTGGTGTTCAG GGACATCTCGCCCCTCCTGAAGGACCCCGCCTCCTTCCGCGCCGCCATCGGCCTCCTGGCGCGACACCTGAAGGCGACCCACGGGGGCCGCATCGACTACATCGCAG GCCTAGATTCCCGAGGCTTCCTGTTTGGCCCCTCCCTGGCCCAGGAGCTTGACCTGGGCTGTGTGCTCATCCGAAAGCGAGGGAAGCTGCCAGGCCCTACTGTGTGGGCCTCCTATACGCTGGAATACGGAAAG GCTGAGCTGGAAATCCAGAAAGACGCCTTGGAGGCAGGACAGAGGGTGGTCATCGTGGACGATCTGCTGGCCACTGGCG GAACCATGCACGCTGCCTGTGAGCTGCTGGGCCGCCTGCAGGCCGAGGTCCTGGAGTGCGTGAGCCTGGTGGAGCTGACCTCGCTCAAAGGCAGGGAGAAGCTGGCACCCATCCCCTTCTTTTCCCTCCTGCAATACGAGTGA